One region of Salvelinus sp. IW2-2015 linkage group LG6.1, ASM291031v2, whole genome shotgun sequence genomic DNA includes:
- the gapdhs gene encoding glyceraldehyde-3-phosphate dehydrogenase encodes MSDLCVGINGFGRIGRLVLRACLQKGIKVVAINDPFIDLQYMVYMFKYDSTHGRYKGEVSMEDGKLIVDDHSISVFQCMKPHEIPWGNAGADYVVESTGVFLSIDKASSHIQGGAKRVVVSAPSPDAPMFVMGVNEDKYDPSSMTIVSNASCTTNCLAPLAKVIHDNFGIEEALMTTVHAYTATQKTVDGPSAKAWRDGRGAHQNIIPASTGAAKAVGKVIPELNGKLTGMAFRVPVADVSVVDLTCRLSRPGSYAEIKAAVKKAAEGPMKGYLGYTEDSVVSSDFIGDTHSSIFDAGAGISLNDNFVKLISWYDNEFGYSHRVADLLLYMHSKE; translated from the exons ATGTCAGACCTCTGTGTTGGAATCAACGG ATTTGGCCGCATTGGCCGCCTGGTCCTCAGGGCCTGCCTGCAGAAGGGAATCAAAGTCGTTGCCATCAACGATCCCTTCATCGACCTGCAGTACATG GTTTACATGTTCAAGTATGACTCCACCCACGGCCGTTACAAGGGTGAGGTGAGCATGGAGGACGGGAAGCTGATTGTGGACGACCACTCCATCTCCGTATTCCAGTG TATGAAGCCCCATGAGATCCCATGGGGCAACGCCGGTGCCGACTACGTCGTTGAGTCCACCGGAGTCTTCCTCAGCATTGACAAGGCCTCT TCCCACATCCAGGGTGGTGCCAAGCGGGTGGTTGTGTCTGCCCCCTCCCCCGACGCCCCCATGTTCGTCATGGGAGTCAACGAGGACAAGTACGACCCCTCCAGCATGACCATCGTCAG CAATGCATCTTGCACCACTAACTGCCTGGCCCCCCTGGCTAAGGTCATCCACGACAACTTCGGCATCGAGGAGGCCCTCATG ACCACAGTCCACGCCTACACCGCCACCCAGAAGACGGTGGACGGCCCCTCTGCCAAGGCATGGCGCGATGGCCGTGGTGCCCACCAGAACATCATCCCTGCCTCCACCGGAGCTGCCAAGGCTGTGGGCAAAGTCATCCCTGAGCTCAACGG caaGCTGACTGGCATGGCCTTCCGTGTGCCCGTGGCTGATGTGTCAGTGGTGGACCTAACCTGCCGCCTGTCCCGGCCCGGCAGCTACGCTGAGATCAAGGCGGCTGTCAAGAAGGCCGCCGAAGGACCCATGAAGGGATACCTGGGATACACTGAGGACTCT GTTGTGTCTTCTGACTTCATTGGAGACACCCACTCCTCCATCTTTGATGCTGGCGCCGGCATCTCCCTCAACGACAACTTCGTCAAACTCATTTCCTG GTATGACAACGAGTTCGGCTACAGCCACCGCGTCGCTGACCTGTTGCTGTACATGCATTCTAAGGAGTAA
- the tmem147 gene encoding BOS complex subunit TMEM147: protein MTLFHFGNCFALAYFPYFITYKCSGLSEYNAFWRCVQAGATYLFVQLCKMLFLATFFPTWEGGAGVYDFVGEFMKATVDLADLLGLHLVMSRNAGKGEYKIMVAAMGWATAELVMSRCIPLWVGARGIEFDWKYIQMSFDSNISLVHYIAMAAVVWMFTRYDLPKSFRLPVTVLLGLCVYKAFLMELFVHVFLLGSWTALLVKAVLTGSISLCSLFLFVTLVHSN from the exons ATGACGCTATTTCATTTCGGGAATTGCTTTGCCTTGGCTTATTTTCCCTACTTTATAACCTACAAATGCAGTGGATT ATCAGAATACAATGCATTCTGGAGATGTGTTCAAGCAGGAGCTACCTACCTATTTGTGCAGCTATGCAAG ATGCTATTTCTGGCCACATTTTTCCCTACATGGGAGGGAGGAGCTGGCGTGTATGACTTTGTTGGTGAGTTTATGAAGGCTACGGTGGACCTAGCTGACCTTCTGGGCCTGCATCTGGTCATGTCCAGGAACGCAGGAAAGGGAGAGTACAAGATCATGGTGGCAGCGATGGGATGGGCCACAGCAGAGCTCGTTATGTCAAG GTGTATACCTCTATGGGTGGGTGccagaggcattgagtttgactGGAAGTACATACAGATGAGCTTCGACTCCAACATCAGCCTG GTGCACTATATCGCCATGGCAGCAGTAGTGTGGATGTTCACGCGGTACGACCTCCCGAAGAGCTTCCGTCTTCCTGTGACTGTACTGTTAGGGCTGTGTGTATACAAGGCCTTCCTCATGGA GTTGTTTGTCCACGTGTTCCTGCTGGGGAGCTGGACAGCCCTCCTGGTGAAGGCGGTGCTCACTGGATccatctccctctgttctctcttcctcttcgtcACACTGGTGCACAGCAACTGA